Proteins encoded in a region of the Stieleria neptunia genome:
- a CDS encoding 2-oxo acid dehydrogenase subunit E2 has protein sequence MATEVTLPDLGDGIESGDVLEVFVSVGDVISEGQDIVEMETDKATVPVPSSVSGKVSKIAVGEGDTVPIGGVLIEVEAESGAAAPAAEPAPETPKAEPTQEEAPEPPAPAAPAAATPAPAPAAPAPATPAPAAKAPPAAPAAPATPAAAPAPAPSADPDAEGGVIPAGPAVRRFAREVGVDLARVTGTGEGGRITRDDVLAAVRAASQSASQAAANQTAAASTAASPATASPATPAAAADPAAALGSDRPGTPAMDDFGSIHVERMSKIRKTISKQMHVSWSTVPRVTNFDDADITELEHLRQTSKDDYAKQGLKLTTMPFLIKAVATALKHHPAINATIDTENEQLIYKDYVNVGVAVDTDRGLVVPVMKDADRMSVPGVTRTLAEMAGKVRSGQFAVNDLRGGSFTISNLGAIGGQYSTPIINVPEVAILLVGRSRKLPVVMPDDSIQPRLMMPLSLSYDHRLVDGGTAARFLNEVIDLLEAPSRLLLAF, from the coding sequence ATGGCTACTGAAGTTACCCTTCCCGATCTTGGTGACGGCATCGAATCCGGTGACGTCTTAGAAGTGTTCGTCTCGGTCGGAGACGTCATCTCCGAAGGCCAAGACATCGTCGAAATGGAGACGGACAAGGCGACCGTGCCGGTCCCGTCGTCGGTCAGCGGAAAGGTCTCGAAGATCGCGGTCGGCGAAGGGGACACGGTGCCGATCGGGGGTGTGTTGATCGAAGTCGAAGCCGAATCGGGTGCCGCGGCACCGGCCGCCGAGCCGGCTCCGGAAACGCCCAAAGCCGAACCGACCCAGGAGGAAGCACCCGAGCCGCCCGCGCCCGCCGCGCCGGCTGCCGCCACGCCGGCCCCTGCTCCCGCCGCGCCTGCTCCCGCAACTCCCGCGCCCGCCGCCAAAGCCCCGCCGGCTGCACCTGCCGCTCCGGCCACGCCAGCTGCTGCCCCGGCACCCGCCCCGTCGGCCGATCCGGATGCCGAAGGGGGCGTGATTCCGGCCGGTCCGGCGGTCCGTCGCTTTGCACGCGAGGTCGGGGTCGATTTGGCCCGGGTTACGGGAACCGGCGAAGGCGGACGCATCACGCGTGACGACGTGTTGGCGGCCGTTCGCGCCGCCAGCCAGTCGGCCAGTCAAGCCGCTGCCAATCAGACTGCCGCCGCGTCGACTGCTGCCAGCCCGGCGACCGCCAGCCCGGCCACTCCCGCCGCGGCGGCTGACCCCGCGGCCGCCTTGGGGTCCGATCGACCCGGCACACCGGCGATGGATGATTTTGGTTCGATTCACGTCGAACGAATGAGCAAGATTCGCAAGACGATCAGCAAGCAGATGCACGTCAGCTGGTCGACCGTGCCCCGCGTGACCAATTTCGATGATGCCGATATCACCGAATTGGAACATCTCCGCCAGACCAGCAAGGACGACTACGCCAAGCAAGGTTTGAAGTTGACGACGATGCCGTTTTTGATCAAAGCGGTGGCGACGGCCCTGAAGCATCATCCGGCGATCAACGCGACGATCGATACGGAAAACGAGCAGTTGATCTACAAAGACTACGTCAACGTCGGCGTCGCCGTGGATACCGACCGAGGCTTGGTCGTCCCGGTGATGAAAGATGCCGATCGAATGAGCGTGCCCGGTGTGACGCGGACGCTGGCCGAAATGGCCGGCAAGGTTCGCAGCGGCCAATTCGCCGTCAACGACCTGCGCGGCGGTTCGTTCACGATCAGTAACTTGGGTGCCATCGGCGGGCAGTACTCCACGCCGATCATCAACGTCCCGGAAGTCGCGATTCTGCTGGTCGGCCGCAGCCGCAAATTGCCCGTCGTGATGCCGGACGATTCGATCCAGCCGCGGCTGATGATGCCGCTCTCGCTCTCCTACGACCATCGCCTGGTCGACGGCGGCACCGCGGCACGCTTCCTCAACGAAGTGATCGATTTGCTGGAAGCTCCCAGCCGTCTGCTGCTGGCGTTCTGA
- a CDS encoding SDR family NAD(P)-dependent oxidoreductase produces MTGASSGIGRQIAIGLARQHGSYGSAADEAVAAKFVIHFRKNLRGAEETAAAVESLGATPRLVQADICQPQQRRRLLDESWDFLGPPTTWVNNAGADVLTGEFQHETFGEKLRRLIETDVLATIDLSRQVIRCWTDDIPSGQTPPPSMTFIGWDQAPLGMEGDAGQMFGPVKAAVMAFANSVAQDVGPNIRVNTVAPGWIKTAWGETTDAYWDGRARRQSLMNRWGTPEDVARAVCYVADPDNTFCSGQTIQVNGGWSRTHPR; encoded by the coding sequence GTGACCGGTGCTTCATCGGGGATCGGTCGTCAGATCGCGATCGGTCTGGCGCGACAACACGGCTCGTATGGTTCCGCCGCCGATGAAGCCGTCGCGGCAAAATTTGTGATTCATTTCCGCAAGAATCTACGCGGCGCCGAAGAAACCGCCGCTGCGGTGGAATCCTTGGGGGCGACGCCCCGGCTGGTTCAAGCCGACATCTGCCAGCCGCAGCAGCGACGGCGGTTGCTCGACGAGAGTTGGGACTTCCTCGGCCCGCCGACCACTTGGGTCAACAACGCGGGGGCAGACGTGTTGACCGGTGAGTTTCAACACGAAACGTTCGGCGAGAAATTGCGGCGGCTGATCGAAACCGATGTCCTGGCGACGATCGACCTGAGCCGTCAAGTGATCCGGTGCTGGACGGATGACATTCCCAGCGGCCAGACGCCGCCACCCTCGATGACGTTCATCGGATGGGACCAAGCACCGCTGGGGATGGAAGGGGACGCCGGGCAAATGTTCGGTCCGGTCAAAGCCGCCGTGATGGCGTTTGCCAATAGCGTCGCACAGGACGTCGGTCCGAACATTCGCGTCAACACGGTCGCCCCCGGCTGGATCAAAACGGCGTGGGGCGAAACAACCGATGCCTACTGGGACGGGCGGGCGCGACGTCAATCGTTGATGAATCGCTGGGGGACCCCCGAAGACGTGGCGCGGGCGGTGTGTTACGTCGCCGATCCGGACAACACGTTCTGCAGCGGCCAAACGATTCAAGTCAACGGCGGCTGGAGTCGGACACACCCACGCTGA
- the aceE gene encoding pyruvate dehydrogenase (acetyl-transferring), homodimeric type encodes MNDSKMIAQDEVKKQLGELERNAEVDIDASETKEWLSSLEYVLKSKGHDRVRFLLEKLRDRAAEQGVQAAADTTTPYLNTIPVHDEPAYPGNRDLERRIKSIIRWNAMAMVVGGNKRGGGIGGHISTFASSATLYEVAFNHFFKGRGEDGYSGDSVYFQGHASPGMYSRAFVEGRLGKDKLINFRRELEPEGGLSSYPHPWLMPDFWEYPTVSMGLGPIMSIYQARFNEYLRDRGIKDTSGQKVWAFLGDGECDEPETLGAIGLASREKLDNLIFVINCNLQRLDGPVRGNGKIIQELESIFRGAGWNVIKVIWGGEWDELLARDTTGLLAKRMGEVVDGQYQKYTGMPGSYIREHFFGKYPELLKLVENYSDEKLEKMRRGGHDPEKVFAAYQKAVSLKNGKPTVVLAKTIKGYGLGEAGEGRNVAHNQKKLNEAELLEFRSRFGIPISDDEVVNTPFYKPPANSTEIKYLHERRKALGGYLPSRPTEHPTLEVPSLDDMGKTIKRLENKSISTTFAVVQTLIALCRDKKIGKYMVPIVPDESRTFGMEGMFTQFGIYAHAGQLYEPIDSAILQKYKEAQDGQILEEGITEAGSMASFNAAGTAYSCHGVNMIPFFIYYSMFGFQRIGDLIWAAADMRAKGFLVGGTAGRTTLNGEGLQHQDGHSLLNAIAFPTVRSYDPAFAYEAVVIIQEGLQKMYAEGEQCIYYLMSENEEYTHPEMPEGCQEGIVKGIYKFRSREVDKAKARVQLFGSGAILNSVLAAQELLAEKYGVASDVWSVTSYTQLRRDAAACDRWNMLHPTETPKKSYLEEVLDGVEGPFISASDYVRALGEQLTPWIPGDYYVLGTDGMGRSETREALRRHFEVDKESVTIATLSRLCKAGVVSPTDVKQAIDDLGYDADKPDPYYA; translated from the coding sequence ATGAACGACTCGAAGATGATCGCCCAGGATGAAGTGAAGAAGCAACTTGGCGAACTTGAGCGGAACGCTGAAGTCGATATCGATGCTTCAGAAACGAAGGAGTGGCTTTCGTCGCTCGAATACGTGCTTAAGAGCAAAGGTCATGATCGAGTTCGTTTTTTGCTCGAGAAACTCCGTGACCGTGCCGCCGAGCAAGGCGTGCAAGCGGCGGCCGACACGACCACGCCGTACCTGAATACGATTCCGGTGCATGACGAGCCGGCTTATCCGGGCAACCGTGATTTGGAACGACGCATCAAATCGATCATCCGCTGGAACGCGATGGCGATGGTCGTCGGAGGCAACAAACGCGGCGGGGGAATCGGCGGACACATCAGTACCTTTGCCTCCAGCGCGACGCTTTACGAAGTCGCCTTCAATCACTTTTTCAAAGGCCGTGGCGAAGACGGATACAGCGGGGATTCGGTTTACTTCCAAGGCCACGCGTCCCCGGGGATGTACAGTCGGGCGTTCGTGGAAGGCCGGTTGGGCAAAGACAAACTGATCAATTTTCGACGTGAGCTGGAACCCGAAGGTGGGCTCAGCAGCTACCCGCACCCTTGGTTGATGCCCGATTTTTGGGAGTACCCGACGGTCTCGATGGGGTTGGGACCGATCATGTCGATCTACCAGGCCCGATTCAACGAATACCTCCGCGACCGCGGGATCAAAGACACCAGCGGCCAAAAGGTTTGGGCATTCCTTGGCGACGGCGAATGCGACGAACCGGAAACACTCGGCGCGATCGGATTGGCATCGCGAGAAAAGCTGGACAACTTGATCTTCGTCATCAACTGCAACCTGCAGCGATTGGACGGACCGGTCCGCGGTAACGGAAAGATCATTCAGGAATTGGAATCGATCTTCCGCGGTGCCGGTTGGAACGTGATCAAGGTCATCTGGGGCGGCGAGTGGGACGAATTGCTCGCCCGCGACACGACGGGCTTGCTGGCCAAGCGGATGGGCGAGGTCGTCGACGGCCAGTACCAGAAATACACCGGCATGCCGGGCAGCTACATTCGCGAACACTTCTTCGGCAAGTACCCCGAACTGCTCAAGCTGGTCGAAAACTACAGCGACGAAAAGCTGGAAAAAATGCGCCGCGGCGGGCACGATCCCGAAAAAGTCTTCGCGGCCTACCAAAAAGCCGTCAGCTTGAAGAACGGAAAACCGACCGTCGTGTTGGCCAAGACCATCAAGGGCTATGGCTTGGGCGAGGCCGGTGAAGGGCGCAACGTCGCCCACAACCAGAAAAAACTGAACGAAGCCGAGTTGCTGGAGTTCCGATCACGGTTCGGAATCCCGATCAGCGATGACGAAGTCGTCAACACGCCGTTCTACAAGCCGCCGGCCAACAGCACTGAAATCAAGTACTTGCACGAACGGCGCAAGGCCTTGGGTGGCTACCTGCCCTCACGCCCGACCGAGCACCCGACGCTGGAAGTTCCATCGCTGGATGACATGGGCAAGACGATCAAGCGGCTGGAGAACAAGAGCATCAGCACGACGTTCGCCGTGGTTCAAACGTTGATCGCCCTGTGCCGCGATAAAAAGATCGGCAAGTACATGGTTCCGATCGTGCCCGATGAATCGCGGACGTTCGGGATGGAAGGGATGTTCACCCAGTTCGGAATCTACGCCCACGCCGGACAGCTGTACGAACCGATCGATTCAGCGATTCTGCAGAAATACAAAGAGGCGCAGGACGGCCAGATCTTGGAAGAAGGCATCACCGAAGCGGGGTCGATGGCCAGCTTCAACGCCGCCGGGACCGCCTACAGCTGTCACGGCGTCAACATGATTCCGTTCTTCATCTACTACAGCATGTTCGGTTTCCAACGCATCGGAGACCTGATTTGGGCCGCCGCCGACATGCGGGCCAAGGGATTCCTGGTCGGCGGAACGGCCGGCCGCACGACGCTCAACGGTGAAGGGCTGCAGCACCAAGACGGGCACAGCTTGCTCAACGCGATCGCTTTCCCGACCGTGCGGTCCTATGACCCCGCGTTCGCCTACGAGGCCGTCGTGATCATCCAAGAAGGCTTGCAGAAGATGTACGCCGAGGGCGAACAGTGCATCTACTACTTGATGAGCGAGAACGAAGAGTACACGCATCCGGAAATGCCCGAAGGTTGCCAAGAGGGAATCGTCAAAGGCATTTACAAATTCCGCAGCCGCGAAGTCGACAAGGCGAAAGCCCGTGTCCAATTGTTCGGCAGCGGAGCGATTCTCAACAGCGTGCTCGCCGCCCAGGAGTTGCTGGCCGAGAAATACGGCGTTGCCAGCGACGTTTGGAGCGTGACCAGCTACACACAACTCCGCCGTGATGCGGCCGCTTGTGACCGTTGGAATATGCTGCACCCCACCGAGACACCGAAAAAGAGCTACCTGGAAGAGGTGCTCGACGGGGTCGAAGGCCCCTTCATCTCGGCCAGCGACTACGTTCGCGCGTTGGGCGAGCAACTGACACCTTGGATCCCCGGCGACTACTATGTCCTGGGGACCGACGGCATGGGCCGCAGCGAAACCCGCGAAGCGTTGCGCCGCCACTTTGAAGTGGACAAAGAATCGGTCACGATCGCCACGCTCAGCCGACTGTGCAAAGCCGGTGTCGTTTCGCCGACCGACGTCAAACAGGCGATCGATGACCTCGGCTATGACGCGGACAAACCCGACCCTTATTATGCTTAG
- a CDS encoding DUF1552 domain-containing protein, with amino-acid sequence MKFTNTKLDRRTVLRGSGLAVGLPFLDAMMPAIASAAETEAPRRFVCFSLGLGLHGPNLFPKESGFDYAPSPYLAEFPDLLPDLTVCSGVSHPQVAGGHRAEGTILTAAPLSRSDANFRNSVSLDQLMAKHLGDQTRFPSLVLNASGDNSSPSYTENGAMIPPEMSPLRLFEQLFVADAPAVRQQNSARMRHGRRVMDLVAEEAKSLQRTLGAGDRDKLDNYFTAVNELEKRLAANQAWINRPKPQVSKPESLAQSVSDGIEKQRAMFDVMALALQTDSTRFITLHLGNGGKVELDGVTEAHHALSHHGQDEEKLRQLAILENALLAEWADFVRKLKTVQESSGTLLDQTMVLLTSNLGNASSHDNKNMPVLLAGGGFKHGQHLAFDTKNNYPLPNLYLSALHRLGLHRDRFSTSTSTMTGLELV; translated from the coding sequence ATGAAGTTCACCAACACAAAACTCGATCGACGCACGGTGCTGCGAGGCTCGGGGCTAGCCGTCGGGTTGCCGTTCCTGGACGCGATGATGCCGGCGATTGCAAGTGCCGCCGAAACCGAAGCCCCACGACGCTTCGTCTGTTTCAGCCTCGGCCTCGGGTTGCACGGTCCAAACCTGTTCCCGAAGGAGTCCGGGTTCGATTACGCGCCGTCGCCCTATTTGGCGGAGTTTCCCGATCTGCTCCCCGATTTGACAGTCTGTTCGGGAGTGTCCCACCCGCAGGTCGCCGGCGGACACCGCGCCGAAGGCACGATTCTGACCGCGGCGCCGCTCAGTCGATCGGATGCGAATTTTCGCAATTCGGTTTCGCTGGACCAGTTGATGGCCAAGCACCTGGGCGACCAAACACGGTTCCCTTCGTTGGTGCTCAACGCCTCGGGGGACAATTCCAGTCCCTCGTACACCGAAAACGGAGCGATGATTCCGCCGGAGATGTCTCCGTTGCGACTGTTCGAACAGCTGTTCGTTGCCGACGCACCGGCGGTTCGCCAACAAAATTCGGCGCGGATGCGGCACGGACGCCGGGTGATGGATCTGGTTGCCGAAGAAGCGAAGTCATTGCAACGGACGTTGGGTGCCGGCGACCGCGACAAACTGGACAACTACTTCACGGCCGTCAACGAGTTGGAGAAACGACTCGCCGCCAACCAAGCATGGATCAATCGTCCGAAACCGCAAGTCAGCAAACCCGAATCGTTGGCCCAATCGGTTTCCGATGGGATCGAGAAACAGCGGGCGATGTTTGACGTGATGGCGTTGGCGCTGCAAACCGATTCGACGCGTTTCATCACGCTGCACCTGGGCAATGGTGGCAAAGTCGAACTCGACGGTGTCACCGAGGCGCACCACGCGCTCAGCCACCACGGCCAGGATGAAGAAAAGCTGCGGCAACTCGCGATTTTAGAAAACGCGTTGCTCGCCGAGTGGGCCGATTTCGTTCGAAAGCTGAAGACGGTGCAGGAGTCGTCGGGCACGTTGTTGGATCAGACGATGGTGTTGTTGACGTCCAACCTCGGCAATGCGTCCAGCCACGACAACAAGAACATGCCCGTGCTGCTTGCCGGTGGCGGATTCAAGCACGGCCAGCACTTGGCGTTCGACACCAAGAACAACTACCCGCTGCCCAACCTGTATCTGTCTGCACTGCACCGATTGGGTCTGCACCGAGACCGTTTCTCGACCAGCACCAGCACGATGACGGGCCTGGAACTGGTCTGA
- a CDS encoding AAA family ATPase, producing the protein MTSADESTQAKADHFRERYEQVREMIGRVIVGHDDIVQGVLTAMLCGGHCLLEGVPGLGKTMLVRTLSEVLDLDFNRIQFTPDLMPADILGTNMIVESEDGRRQFQFQRGPVFTQILLADEINRATPKTQSAMLETMQEGTVTAAGARYELEQPFFVLATQNPIEQEGTYPLPEAQLDRFLFKLVVGYSSRDDLNTIVERTTRGEKPQIEKVMDGAEIRGMQAMVRDVVLTPPIRDYLVRLTLATHPDGAHSVDATNQYVRWGASPRGAQTLALASKVRAILAGRYNVSFEDIRRVYLPTMRHRVLLNFEAQAEGIETDSVLLEILEKVREAAE; encoded by the coding sequence ATGACCAGCGCTGATGAATCGACCCAAGCGAAAGCCGACCACTTTCGCGAGCGTTATGAACAAGTTCGTGAAATGATCGGCCGCGTCATCGTGGGTCATGACGACATCGTCCAGGGAGTCCTGACGGCGATGCTGTGTGGCGGACACTGCCTGCTGGAAGGTGTGCCGGGGCTGGGCAAAACGATGCTGGTGCGAACGCTGTCGGAAGTGTTGGATCTGGATTTCAATCGAATCCAATTCACCCCCGACTTGATGCCGGCGGATATTTTGGGAACCAACATGATCGTCGAATCGGAAGACGGTCGACGGCAGTTCCAATTTCAACGCGGACCGGTCTTCACCCAGATTCTGCTGGCCGACGAAATCAACCGCGCGACGCCCAAGACGCAGTCCGCGATGCTGGAAACGATGCAGGAGGGCACGGTCACGGCGGCCGGTGCGCGCTACGAACTGGAACAACCCTTCTTCGTCTTGGCGACCCAAAACCCGATCGAACAAGAGGGCACCTATCCGCTGCCGGAAGCCCAATTGGACCGGTTCCTGTTCAAGTTGGTTGTCGGCTACAGCAGCCGTGACGATCTCAACACGATCGTGGAACGAACCACCCGCGGCGAGAAACCGCAAATCGAAAAGGTGATGGATGGGGCCGAAATTCGCGGCATGCAAGCCATGGTGCGGGACGTCGTGCTGACACCTCCGATCCGCGACTACTTGGTCCGACTGACCCTGGCCACCCATCCCGACGGCGCCCACTCGGTCGACGCCACCAATCAATACGTGCGTTGGGGTGCCAGTCCGCGGGGCGCCCAGACCCTGGCTTTGGCGTCAAAAGTCCGCGCCATCCTGGCCGGACGCTACAACGTCAGTTTCGAAGACATCCGCCGCGTCTATCTGCCGACGATGCGACACCGCGTGCTGCTCAACTTCGAAGCCCAAGCCGAGGGCATCGAAACCGATTCGGTGCTGCTGGAGATTCTGGAAAAAGTCCGCGAGGCCGCCGAGTAG
- the msrA gene encoding peptide-methionine (S)-S-oxide reductase MsrA: protein MTERAVLAGGCFWGMEDLFRKQPGVVSTRCGYTGGDVEHATYRNHGTHAEAIEVIFDPSETNFRKLLEFFFQVHDPTTLNRQGNDRGMSYRSAIYFTSDQQQRTALETIQDVNASGIWPAKVVTEVEPAGEFWEAEPEHQDYLLRNPGGYTCHFIRPDWVLPKQTEASS from the coding sequence ATGACAGAGCGAGCGGTTTTAGCGGGCGGGTGCTTTTGGGGCATGGAAGACCTGTTCCGCAAGCAACCCGGGGTGGTGTCGACGCGATGCGGTTACACCGGCGGCGACGTGGAACACGCGACCTATCGAAATCACGGTACACACGCCGAAGCGATCGAGGTGATTTTTGATCCGAGCGAGACGAATTTTCGAAAGCTACTGGAATTCTTTTTCCAGGTGCATGATCCGACCACACTGAATCGTCAAGGCAATGACCGCGGCATGTCGTATCGCTCGGCGATCTACTTCACCAGCGACCAACAACAACGCACCGCATTGGAAACGATCCAGGACGTCAACGCGTCGGGGATTTGGCCGGCCAAGGTCGTGACCGAAGTCGAGCCGGCGGGTGAGTTTTGGGAAGCCGAACCGGAACACCAAGATTACCTGTTGCGCAACCCGGGCGGTTACACCTGTCACTTCATTCGACCCGACTGGGTGTTGCCGAAGCAAACCGAAGCAAGTTCGTGA
- a CDS encoding DUF1592 domain-containing protein, producing the protein MNIPATPCVRMGLLLAFSLTAASNLTAADPTPSIDSQHTARTEFVQHYCVDCHDGYTQEGDLNLADLAFQPADPSNLRRWVMIFDRVHSAEMPPQDAGTPEQETRDNFLAAIAAPIHQTLRQETRTLGRVRSRRLNRIEYENTMQDLLGIDIPLQEFLPEDTYHNGFATVAQAQQISHHLMEKYLDAADASLDEAFRRALDGDSKPFRHTYTSAELGRQVGQRDPWHVGDKTIAWSANLVYHGRVPETEVRRTGWYRVTLHDAHAVNVQPGEGVWCTVRTGVCFAKAPMMYLAGIFRADETPRDQTFDAWIRKGHLIEARPSDHTIERVRGTGLNNYRGSARDKRPLPKVPGLAYSSITMESIHKAPAREDVARLLFGQTRIDRNLSREEIAALMKRFATRAFRRPVTDQAFAPYLALVDEDLAAGIEPRETLKRGYRTILCSPRFLYLSETPGKLDDHAVASRLSYFLWSTMPDQTLMAAADAGELTNAETRRRHVQRMLDDDRAEALINALADQWLNLREIDFTSPDAGLYPEFDETLQQSMVDETHAFLEKLIRDDLPAANIVDSDFAMLNERLAKHYGIPDVHHQTIQAVALSPEHRRGGLITQGSILKVTANGTTTSPVIRGAFINERILGVEIPPPPDNVPAIEPDIRGAVSIRDQLAKHSDQTSCAACHIKIDPPGFALENYDVIGGWRTRYRNSKAAKKGIPVDPHHQTAKGEAFDDIEQFKQIVLRDPEQIARNFTHQLVTYATGAAVSFSDRRVIEAILDQTQAQQFGFRSLIHAVVDSSIFLNK; encoded by the coding sequence ATGAACATTCCCGCCACCCCGTGCGTCCGCATGGGTTTGCTGCTGGCGTTTAGCCTCACAGCCGCTTCCAACCTGACCGCCGCTGATCCCACCCCTTCGATTGATTCTCAGCACACCGCGCGAACGGAATTCGTTCAGCACTACTGTGTTGATTGTCACGATGGATACACGCAAGAAGGCGACCTGAATCTGGCCGATTTGGCATTCCAACCCGCCGATCCATCGAATCTGCGGCGGTGGGTGATGATTTTTGACAGGGTTCATTCCGCCGAAATGCCTCCCCAAGACGCAGGGACTCCGGAACAGGAGACGCGTGACAATTTCCTGGCCGCCATCGCTGCGCCGATCCATCAAACGCTGCGGCAGGAGACTCGAACGCTGGGGCGAGTGCGTTCCCGCCGGTTGAACCGAATCGAATACGAAAACACGATGCAAGACTTGCTGGGCATCGACATCCCCCTGCAAGAGTTTCTCCCCGAGGACACCTATCACAACGGCTTTGCCACCGTCGCTCAGGCGCAACAGATCTCACATCATCTGATGGAAAAGTATCTCGATGCCGCCGATGCGTCGCTCGATGAAGCGTTCCGCCGCGCCCTCGATGGGGATTCAAAGCCGTTCCGTCACACCTACACCAGTGCGGAACTCGGTCGTCAAGTCGGACAACGTGACCCCTGGCATGTCGGCGACAAAACGATCGCCTGGTCGGCCAATCTGGTCTACCACGGACGTGTCCCGGAAACGGAAGTCCGCCGGACCGGATGGTACCGCGTCACGCTTCACGACGCTCACGCCGTGAATGTCCAGCCGGGCGAAGGCGTTTGGTGCACGGTCCGCACCGGTGTCTGTTTTGCAAAAGCGCCGATGATGTACCTGGCCGGTATCTTTCGTGCCGATGAAACGCCTCGCGACCAAACCTTTGATGCATGGATCCGCAAGGGCCATCTGATCGAGGCACGCCCTTCGGACCATACCATCGAACGAGTGCGTGGGACGGGGCTGAACAATTACAGGGGATCCGCCCGCGACAAACGCCCGCTGCCCAAGGTTCCGGGGTTGGCGTATTCATCGATCACGATGGAATCGATCCACAAGGCTCCTGCACGCGAAGATGTCGCCCGATTGCTGTTCGGTCAGACACGGATCGATCGCAATCTGTCGCGTGAGGAAATCGCTGCGTTGATGAAGCGGTTTGCGACGCGGGCCTTTCGTCGCCCGGTAACCGATCAAGCGTTCGCACCCTACCTGGCGCTGGTCGACGAAGACTTGGCCGCGGGGATCGAACCGCGAGAAACCCTGAAACGCGGTTATCGCACGATTCTTTGTTCGCCGCGTTTTCTGTATCTCAGCGAGACGCCTGGCAAACTCGATGATCATGCGGTTGCGTCGCGATTGAGTTATTTCTTGTGGTCCACGATGCCGGATCAGACGCTGATGGCCGCGGCCGATGCCGGCGAGTTGACGAACGCTGAAACTCGCCGCCGACATGTCCAACGCATGCTCGACGACGACCGTGCCGAGGCGTTGATCAACGCCTTGGCCGATCAATGGTTGAACCTCCGCGAGATCGATTTCACGTCACCCGACGCGGGACTGTATCCAGAGTTCGACGAGACGTTGCAACAGTCGATGGTCGACGAGACCCACGCGTTTTTGGAAAAACTGATTCGTGATGATCTGCCGGCGGCAAACATTGTCGATTCCGATTTCGCGATGCTGAACGAGCGTTTGGCGAAACATTACGGCATTCCAGATGTCCATCATCAAACGATCCAAGCCGTCGCATTGTCGCCCGAGCACCGTCGCGGCGGATTGATCACGCAGGGCTCGATTTTGAAAGTCACCGCCAACGGCACCACCACATCACCGGTGATCCGCGGCGCGTTCATCAATGAACGCATCCTCGGCGTCGAGATTCCTCCGCCACCGGACAACGTCCCGGCGATCGAGCCTGACATTCGCGGCGCCGTGTCGATCCGCGATCAGCTTGCAAAACACAGCGACCAAACGTCTTGTGCGGCCTGTCACATCAAGATCGACCCGCCGGGTTTTGCACTGGAAAACTACGATGTCATTGGGGGTTGGCGGACGCGGTATCGGAATTCGAAAGCCGCCAAGAAGGGAATTCCGGTCGATCCGCACCACCAGACCGCCAAGGGCGAAGCGTTCGATGACATCGAGCAATTCAAGCAAATTGTGTTGCGGGATCCCGAGCAGATCGCACGAAATTTCACGCATCAATTGGTCACCTATGCGACCGGCGCTGCGGTCTCCTTTAGCGACCGACGGGTGATCGAAGCCATCCTGGATCAAACCCAAGCCCAGCAGTTTGGCTTCCGCTCCCTGATTCACGCGGTCGTCGACAGCTCGATCTTTCTCAACAAATAA